One genomic window of Pseudomonas aeruginosa includes the following:
- a CDS encoding VWA domain-containing protein, protein MNLLLDAWPHWLRPYWLLLAPLLGWLLWKLLHRQRRAGRWQLLLPTAFQPWLLVGGAGRQNRMPWICLGIAWLLALLALLGPSWQQLEQPSMKRSDPLVAILQLTPGMLAGDLSPTRLEQARRKLLDLLRTRNDAQTAIVVYAGSAHTLVPLSDDQLTARNLLDALKPSIMPEPGQRADLAVRQALDLLEQGAQGRGRLLLLTSELSEPERQGIRSALEHRAARLAVLGVGTPKGAPVQQEDGSFLKDDQGGILLPRLDESGLRRFAAEIGAGYQRLRPNDRDLDSLGLLARGGTLEEDRENALLRLQRWADQGYWLLLPLLLLAACAGRRGWLFCLPLLMLSLPQPAMAFQFEDLWLRPDQQGQRLLQRGQADEAAKRFEDFRWKGLSLYQARDYAAAAQAFAQGDQADDHYNRGNALARQGELEAAVDAYEQALERQPQLVAAQRNKALVEELLRQRQEQAAQQQAGENKEQRQEASQQSPPSGSSQRPPRDAATVDAQKAQAAAPSTSLPEDEGEKTAGAPGQAQPQPNAEDERTGDEEADDGLDDERRQALEQWLRQIPDDPAELLRRKFWYQQQQRQEATP, encoded by the coding sequence ATGAACCTGTTGCTGGACGCCTGGCCGCACTGGCTGCGCCCCTACTGGCTGCTGCTGGCGCCGCTGCTTGGCTGGTTGCTGTGGAAGCTGCTGCATCGCCAGCGTCGTGCCGGACGCTGGCAGTTGCTGTTGCCGACGGCCTTCCAGCCCTGGCTGCTGGTCGGCGGCGCCGGGCGGCAGAACCGCATGCCCTGGATCTGCCTCGGCATCGCCTGGCTGCTGGCCCTGCTGGCCTTGCTCGGGCCCAGTTGGCAGCAACTGGAACAGCCCTCGATGAAGCGTAGCGACCCGCTGGTGGCGATCCTCCAGCTGACTCCCGGGATGCTTGCCGGCGACCTGTCGCCGACCCGCCTGGAGCAGGCCCGGCGCAAGCTGCTCGACCTGCTTCGCACGCGCAACGACGCGCAGACCGCAATCGTCGTCTACGCCGGCAGCGCGCATACCCTGGTGCCGCTGTCGGACGACCAGCTCACCGCGCGCAACCTGCTCGACGCCCTGAAACCTTCGATCATGCCCGAGCCCGGCCAGCGCGCCGACCTCGCCGTGCGCCAGGCCCTCGACCTGCTGGAACAGGGCGCCCAGGGCCGCGGCCGCCTGCTGCTGCTGACCAGCGAGCTGAGCGAACCCGAGCGCCAGGGCATCCGCAGCGCCCTCGAGCACCGGGCGGCGCGCCTCGCCGTGCTCGGCGTCGGCACGCCGAAGGGCGCTCCGGTGCAGCAGGAGGATGGCAGCTTCCTCAAGGACGACCAGGGCGGCATCCTCCTGCCCAGGCTCGACGAAAGCGGGCTGCGCCGCTTCGCCGCGGAGATCGGCGCCGGCTACCAGCGCCTGCGGCCGAACGACCGCGACCTCGACAGCCTCGGCCTGCTGGCCCGCGGCGGCACGCTGGAGGAAGATCGCGAGAACGCCCTGCTGCGCCTGCAGCGCTGGGCCGACCAGGGTTACTGGCTGCTCCTGCCGCTGCTCCTGCTGGCCGCCTGTGCCGGACGGCGCGGCTGGCTGTTCTGCCTGCCGCTGTTGATGCTGAGCCTGCCGCAACCGGCCATGGCCTTCCAGTTCGAAGACCTCTGGCTGCGTCCGGACCAGCAAGGCCAGCGCCTGTTGCAACGGGGCCAGGCGGACGAGGCGGCGAAGCGCTTCGAGGACTTCCGCTGGAAAGGCCTGTCGCTCTACCAGGCCCGCGACTACGCCGCCGCGGCCCAGGCCTTCGCCCAGGGCGACCAGGCCGACGATCACTACAACCGTGGCAACGCCCTGGCCCGCCAGGGCGAACTGGAAGCCGCCGTCGACGCCTACGAACAAGCCCTGGAGCGCCAGCCGCAACTGGTCGCCGCGCAACGCAACAAGGCCCTGGTCGAGGAACTGCTGCGCCAACGCCAGGAACAGGCGGCGCAGCAGCAGGCCGGCGAGAACAAGGAACAGCGCCAGGAAGCGAGCCAGCAGAGCCCGCCATCCGGAAGCAGCCAGCGGCCGCCGCGCGACGCGGCGACCGTCGATGCGCAGAAGGCCCAGGCCGCGGCGCCCTCGACCAGCCTGCCGGAAGACGAAGGCGAGAAGACCGCCGGAGCACCCGGCCAAGCGCAGCCGCAGCCCAACGCCGAGGACGAGCGGACGGGCGACGAGGAAGCCGACGACGGACTCGACGACGAACGTCGCCAGGCCCTCGAGCAATGGCTGCGACAGATTCCCGACGATCCCGCCGAATTGCTGCGGCGCAAGTTCTGGTACCAACAGCAGCAACGCCAGGAAGCCACGCCATGA
- the cprR gene encoding cationic peptide response regulator transcription factor CprR: MHIHVLVVEDNFDLAGTVIDYLEAAGVVCDHARDGQAGLNLARANRYDVILLDIMLPRINGRQVCRQLREAGLQTPVLMLTALDTLQDKLDGFDAGADDYLLKPFELPELLVRLQALSRRRSGQAQRLQVDDLVMDLDSRQASRGGTPLALSPTAWKILECLMRASPALVTREQLGRSVWGDEPPESNTLNVHMHHLRSTVDKGFATPLIHTLHSVGFQLERK; encoded by the coding sequence ATGCATATCCACGTACTCGTCGTCGAAGACAACTTCGATCTCGCCGGCACCGTCATCGACTACCTCGAGGCCGCCGGGGTGGTCTGCGATCACGCCCGCGACGGCCAGGCCGGCCTCAACCTGGCGCGCGCCAACCGCTACGACGTGATCCTGCTGGACATCATGCTGCCGCGCATCAACGGCCGGCAGGTCTGTCGCCAGCTACGCGAAGCCGGCCTGCAGACCCCGGTACTCATGCTCACCGCCCTGGATACCCTGCAGGACAAGCTCGACGGCTTCGACGCCGGCGCCGACGACTACCTGCTCAAGCCCTTCGAACTGCCGGAGCTGCTGGTCCGCCTGCAAGCCCTCAGCCGGCGCCGCAGCGGCCAGGCCCAGCGCCTGCAGGTCGACGACCTGGTGATGGACCTCGACAGCCGCCAGGCCAGCCGCGGCGGCACGCCCCTGGCGCTGTCCCCCACCGCCTGGAAGATCCTTGAGTGCCTGATGCGCGCCAGCCCCGCGCTGGTCACCCGCGAGCAGCTGGGGCGCAGCGTCTGGGGCGACGAACCGCCGGAAAGCAACACCCTCAACGTGCACATGCACCACCTGCGCAGCACCGTCGACAAGGGGTTCGCCACCCCTCTGATCCATACCCTGCACAGCGTCGGCTTCCAGCTGGAGCGCAAATGA
- the cprS gene encoding cationic peptide sensor histidine kinase CprS (CprS (cationic peptide resistance sensor histidine kinase), as found in Pseudomonas aeruginosa, belongs to a two-component system that controls LPS modification in response to antimicrobial peptides.) — MKRGLSLIPIVGGGVTLILAGVLLVYTRMLGDYGETGALYLLSMMMEEEGLYFAQRYQEDPATPAPDSYYFKGSVGTAGLPPKLREMLDTPPYKSIGAMQLLGNWDDDDEEEDDDAPSDDAYVVVRQPLADGKTLYLYDNDAAGSIDTPLSDAIIDARVRQTWIVTLSVTLPSLAAVGLLVWFIVAPLRKLTRWSMTLDDLAPDSQRPRFNYRELNVLADTLWNSVTRIKDFSQREERFLRYASHELRTPLAVIGMNLELLDQPGRAPSPHALQRIRRSALGMQQMTETLLWLSRESGELRDDGHIEVGRLLEELLEEQQALSQRRGLTFHLDVEPHSLPQTRARIIIGNLLRNALQYSDEGVVEIVVRDRSLLISNPIGAAQGTEESMAFGYGLGLDLVQRLCQKSGWRLHYSSDEQRFRCELLFPATPD, encoded by the coding sequence ATGAAACGCGGCCTGAGCCTGATCCCCATCGTCGGCGGCGGCGTCACCCTGATCCTCGCCGGGGTGTTGCTGGTCTACACGCGCATGCTCGGCGACTACGGCGAGACCGGCGCCCTCTACCTGCTCAGCATGATGATGGAAGAGGAAGGGCTGTACTTCGCCCAGCGCTACCAGGAAGACCCGGCTACGCCGGCGCCGGACAGCTACTACTTCAAGGGCAGCGTCGGCACCGCGGGGCTGCCGCCGAAACTCAGGGAGATGCTCGACACCCCGCCCTACAAGAGCATCGGCGCCATGCAACTGCTCGGCAACTGGGACGACGATGACGAAGAGGAGGATGACGACGCGCCCAGCGACGATGCCTACGTGGTGGTCCGCCAGCCACTGGCCGACGGCAAGACGCTCTACCTCTACGACAACGACGCCGCCGGCAGCATCGACACGCCGCTGTCCGACGCCATCATCGACGCCCGCGTCAGGCAGACCTGGATCGTCACCCTATCGGTCACCCTGCCTTCGCTGGCCGCCGTCGGCCTGCTGGTCTGGTTCATCGTCGCGCCGTTGCGCAAGCTGACGCGCTGGTCGATGACCCTCGACGACCTCGCCCCGGACAGCCAGCGGCCGCGCTTCAACTACCGCGAACTCAACGTGCTGGCGGATACCCTGTGGAACAGCGTGACCCGGATCAAGGACTTCAGCCAGCGCGAGGAGCGCTTCCTGCGCTACGCCAGCCATGAGCTGCGCACCCCGCTGGCGGTGATCGGCATGAACCTGGAGCTGCTCGACCAACCCGGCCGCGCGCCCTCCCCGCATGCCTTGCAACGCATCCGCCGCTCGGCGCTGGGCATGCAGCAGATGACCGAAACCCTGCTCTGGCTCAGCCGCGAGAGCGGCGAACTGCGCGACGACGGACACATCGAGGTCGGTCGCCTGCTGGAGGAGCTGCTCGAGGAACAGCAGGCGCTGAGCCAGCGCCGCGGCCTGACCTTCCACCTCGACGTGGAGCCACACAGCCTGCCGCAGACCCGCGCACGGATCATCATCGGCAACCTGCTGCGCAACGCCCTGCAGTACAGCGACGAGGGCGTGGTGGAAATCGTCGTGCGCGACCGCAGCCTGCTGATCAGCAACCCCATCGGTGCGGCCCAGGGCACGGAGGAGTCGATGGCGTTCGGTTATGGCCTGGGCCTCGACCTGGTCCAGCGCCTGTGCCAGAAGAGCGGCTGGCGCCTGCATTACAGCAGCGACGAGCAGCGCTTCCGCTGCGAGCTGCTGTTCCCCGCCACACCGGACTGA
- a CDS encoding DUF4381 domain-containing protein — MNPLDRLEPLIAPLPVGWWPPAPGWWLLAALLPLLGWGLWRLRRHLPRRTIATRGEAPLDPLREAALAELAALAKPYGRASAGPWLQAINGLLKRVCRARWPDSGSHALSGRAWLAFLDNRCPAAGLTRWMILVEGGYRADCTLDDKAVDGLDAAVATWIRKHV, encoded by the coding sequence ATGAATCCGCTCGACCGGCTGGAACCGCTGATCGCTCCCCTGCCCGTCGGCTGGTGGCCGCCAGCGCCCGGCTGGTGGCTGCTGGCCGCCCTGCTGCCGTTGCTCGGCTGGGGGCTCTGGCGACTGCGCCGGCACCTGCCGCGGCGCACCATCGCCACCCGCGGCGAAGCGCCGCTGGATCCGCTGCGCGAAGCGGCCCTGGCCGAACTGGCGGCGCTTGCCAAGCCCTACGGCAGGGCTTCCGCCGGGCCCTGGCTGCAAGCCATCAACGGCCTGCTCAAGCGGGTCTGCAGGGCGCGCTGGCCAGATAGCGGCAGCCACGCCCTCAGCGGCCGCGCCTGGCTGGCGTTCCTCGACAACCGTTGCCCGGCCGCCGGCCTGACCCGCTGGATGATCCTGGTGGAAGGCGGCTACCGCGCCGACTGCACCCTCGACGACAAGGCCGTGGACGGCCTCGACGCCGCCGTCGCCACCTGGATTCGCAAGCATGTTTGA
- a CDS encoding vWA domain-containing protein, translating into MFEFAWPWVFAFAPLPWLLRLVLPAADSGEAALKVSFLDELESLAGRRARARLPAWRQQVRFALLWFLLLLAAARPQWVGDPLPLPASGRDLLLAVDVSGSMDYRDMRWQEDEISRLELIKKLFGDFIEDRRGDRVGLILFGSQAYLQAPLTFDRHTVRVWLDEAQIGIAGKNTAIGDAIGLAVKRLRQRPAESRVLVLITDGANTGGQIAPQIAAQLAAEQQVKIYTIGIGADPQQGGVPGLFGFNPGLDLDEPTLRGIAESTGGEYFRARSSAELESISATLDRLEPVAQQTTRARPALALYSWPLAAALGLSVLLVALELWPRENRTWPRRRSGRQP; encoded by the coding sequence ATGTTTGAGTTCGCCTGGCCCTGGGTCTTCGCCTTCGCCCCGTTGCCCTGGCTGCTGCGCCTGGTGCTGCCGGCCGCCGACAGCGGCGAGGCGGCGCTCAAGGTGAGCTTCCTCGACGAACTCGAAAGCCTCGCCGGACGCCGTGCCCGCGCACGCCTGCCGGCCTGGCGGCAGCAGGTGCGCTTCGCCCTGCTCTGGTTCCTCCTGCTGCTCGCCGCGGCCCGCCCGCAGTGGGTCGGCGACCCCCTGCCGCTACCCGCCAGCGGCCGCGACCTGCTGCTCGCGGTGGATGTCTCCGGCTCCATGGACTACCGCGACATGCGCTGGCAGGAAGACGAGATCAGCCGCCTGGAACTGATCAAGAAACTCTTCGGCGACTTCATCGAAGACCGTCGTGGCGACCGCGTCGGCCTGATCCTGTTCGGCAGCCAGGCCTACCTGCAGGCGCCGCTGACCTTCGACCGGCACACCGTGCGGGTCTGGCTGGACGAGGCACAGATCGGCATCGCCGGCAAGAACACCGCGATCGGCGACGCCATCGGCCTGGCGGTCAAGCGCCTGCGCCAGCGGCCTGCGGAAAGCCGGGTGCTGGTGCTGATCACCGACGGCGCCAACACCGGCGGACAGATAGCCCCGCAGATCGCCGCGCAACTGGCCGCCGAGCAACAGGTGAAGATCTACACCATCGGCATCGGCGCCGACCCGCAGCAAGGCGGCGTGCCCGGCCTGTTCGGCTTCAACCCGGGGCTCGATCTCGACGAGCCGACCCTGCGCGGTATCGCCGAGAGCACTGGCGGCGAATACTTCCGCGCGCGATCCAGCGCCGAGCTGGAAAGCATTTCCGCGACCCTCGACCGCCTCGAACCGGTCGCCCAGCAGACTACCCGGGCGCGCCCGGCCCTGGCGCTGTACAGTTGGCCGCTGGCCGCCGCCCTCGGCCTGAGTGTGCTGCTGGTGGCGCTGGAACTCTGGCCACGGGAAAACCGGACCTGGCCGCGCCGCCGTTCCGGGAGGCAACCATGA
- a CDS encoding BatD family protein yields the protein MIRLFCSLLLALLCVSAHASFSASVDRARLTEGESVELTLESDDPTLFGKPDLSPLDALFEVLGTRQVNRLATQNGRAQATTRWIVTLLPKQSGYVAIPPISLGASSTQPIRLHVLEARDRAKSSKLAPVFIDASVDQETVYVQAQAILTLRIYHSVSLYDDSSLTPLAMNDAKVEQLGEARTYEKEINGIRHGVIEVRYAIFPQKSGTLEIPAQAFSATLVDRGSDDYNPFGPRPGRQMRVTSPSIPLQVRPKPADYPADAPWMPARALSISESWSPQPEQAQVGESLTRNVLLKVEGLSGTQLPPLPLPDVQGLRRYPDQPQLADQSTDQGLIGSREEREALVPEQAGRIELPALEVVWWNTREDRLERTSLPPRTLEVAAAPQAEAEPPAAALPLGEHLEPTLWPWQLATAVLALTTLLGFGLWWRARQLPAVIRAAANGPSSRSLLDELRRACLANDPQATRQALDAWARQQPDTLADMAARFVPLSDALDGLNGALYSESGHSWQGEDLWRAIRALPTTEQAPAGAVDNGGLPPLYPR from the coding sequence ATGATCCGCCTGTTCTGCAGCCTGCTTCTCGCGCTCCTCTGCGTTTCCGCCCATGCCAGCTTCAGCGCCAGCGTCGACCGCGCCCGCCTGACCGAAGGGGAAAGCGTCGAACTGACGCTGGAATCGGACGACCCGACCCTCTTCGGCAAACCCGACCTGAGCCCGCTGGACGCCCTCTTCGAGGTCCTCGGCACGCGCCAGGTCAACCGTCTCGCCACGCAGAACGGCCGGGCCCAGGCCACCACCCGCTGGATCGTCACCCTCCTGCCGAAGCAGAGCGGCTACGTGGCGATCCCGCCGATCAGCCTCGGCGCCAGCAGCACCCAGCCGATCAGGCTGCACGTACTGGAGGCGCGCGACCGCGCCAAGAGCAGCAAGCTGGCGCCGGTCTTCATCGATGCCAGCGTCGACCAGGAGACAGTCTACGTGCAGGCCCAGGCGATCCTCACCCTGCGCATCTACCACTCGGTGTCGCTATACGACGACAGCAGCCTGACCCCGCTGGCGATGAACGACGCGAAGGTCGAACAGCTCGGCGAGGCGCGCACCTACGAGAAGGAGATCAACGGCATCCGCCACGGCGTGATCGAGGTGCGCTACGCGATCTTCCCGCAGAAGAGCGGCACCCTGGAGATTCCTGCGCAAGCCTTCAGTGCGACCCTGGTCGACCGTGGCAGCGACGACTACAACCCCTTCGGCCCGCGCCCCGGCCGGCAGATGCGGGTGACTTCGCCGAGCATCCCGCTGCAGGTCCGGCCCAAGCCCGCCGACTATCCGGCCGACGCGCCCTGGATGCCGGCCCGCGCGCTGAGCATCAGCGAAAGCTGGAGCCCGCAGCCGGAGCAGGCACAGGTCGGCGAATCGCTGACGCGCAACGTGCTGCTGAAGGTCGAGGGGCTTTCCGGCACCCAGCTTCCGCCGTTGCCGCTGCCCGACGTGCAAGGCCTGCGGCGCTACCCGGACCAACCGCAGCTGGCCGACCAGAGCACCGACCAGGGCCTCATCGGCAGTCGCGAGGAGCGCGAGGCGCTGGTGCCCGAGCAGGCCGGGCGCATCGAGTTGCCGGCGCTCGAAGTGGTCTGGTGGAACACCCGCGAAGACCGCCTGGAGCGCACCAGCCTGCCACCGCGCACCCTGGAAGTGGCCGCCGCGCCGCAGGCCGAGGCGGAGCCGCCGGCGGCGGCGCTGCCGCTCGGCGAACACCTGGAGCCGACGCTCTGGCCCTGGCAACTGGCTACCGCCGTGCTGGCCCTGACCACCCTGCTCGGCTTCGGCCTCTGGTGGCGCGCCCGCCAGCTGCCGGCGGTGATCCGCGCCGCGGCCAACGGCCCGAGCAGCCGCAGCCTGCTCGACGAGCTGCGCCGCGCCTGCCTGGCCAACGATCCCCAGGCGACCCGCCAGGCCCTGGACGCCTGGGCCCGTCAGCAACCCGATACCCTGGCCGACATGGCGGCCCGCTTCGTACCGCTGTCCGACGCCCTGGATGGCCTCAACGGCGCGCTGTACAGCGAGAGCGGCCATTCCTGGCAGGGCGAGGACCTGTGGCGGGCGATCCGCGCCCTGCCCACCACGGAACAAGCGCCGGCGGGAGCGGTCGACAATGGCGGCCTGCCACCGCTCTATCCGCGCTGA
- a CDS encoding chlorophyllase/cutinase-like alpha/beta fold protein has product MRFRTLYLVLCGLLLGHAATAAEPPTAPTPPTPPTQPAEGPGGAAYRHASVHQWHFGEGAREYWVFTPEQPVPGNAPLVIFLHGWSVMQPDLYRAWIDHIVRRGMVVVYPRYQPDLKTPNADFLDNAAGALGDALRRLQAGELGVRPRLNQVAYLGHSAGGLLAANLAAASERLKLPAAKALMVVEPGKSQGKRWDGVAQERLSGLAKGTLLLAVCGDEDSHVACTDAKRIYRQSRHIPPSDKNLLLLRSDRHGAPPLLANHAAPTAPVFGPQYPKEEDSDWLLDRVEKRLEVQQAEGRYTGHDPLVIDALDWYGTWKLFDGLTDAAFYNRNRQYALGATPEQTGMGQWSDGTPVKPIKVLK; this is encoded by the coding sequence ATGCGCTTCCGTACCCTGTACCTCGTCCTGTGCGGCCTGCTCCTGGGCCACGCCGCGACGGCCGCCGAACCGCCGACCGCGCCCACGCCGCCCACGCCGCCGACGCAGCCGGCCGAAGGGCCGGGCGGCGCGGCCTATCGCCATGCCAGCGTGCATCAGTGGCACTTCGGCGAAGGCGCTCGCGAATACTGGGTGTTCACCCCCGAGCAACCGGTCCCCGGCAACGCTCCGCTGGTGATCTTCCTGCACGGCTGGAGCGTGATGCAGCCGGACCTCTACCGCGCCTGGATCGACCATATCGTCCGCCGCGGCATGGTGGTGGTCTACCCGCGCTACCAGCCGGACCTGAAGACGCCCAACGCAGACTTCCTCGACAATGCCGCCGGCGCCCTCGGCGACGCCCTCAGGCGCCTGCAGGCCGGCGAGCTGGGGGTGCGCCCGCGGCTGAACCAGGTCGCCTACCTCGGCCACTCCGCCGGCGGACTGCTCGCCGCCAACCTGGCGGCCGCCAGCGAACGCCTGAAGCTGCCGGCGGCGAAGGCGCTGATGGTGGTCGAGCCCGGCAAGAGCCAGGGCAAGCGCTGGGACGGCGTGGCCCAGGAACGCCTGTCGGGGCTGGCCAAGGGCACCCTGCTGCTGGCGGTCTGCGGCGACGAGGACAGCCACGTGGCCTGCACCGACGCCAAGCGCATCTACCGCCAGAGCCGGCACATTCCGCCCAGCGACAAGAACCTGCTGTTGCTGCGCAGCGATCGCCACGGCGCTCCGCCGCTGTTGGCCAACCACGCGGCGCCCACCGCGCCGGTATTCGGCCCGCAGTATCCGAAGGAAGAAGACAGCGACTGGTTGCTCGACCGCGTCGAGAAGCGCCTCGAAGTGCAGCAGGCCGAAGGCCGCTATACCGGCCACGACCCGCTGGTGATCGACGCCCTCGACTGGTACGGCACCTGGAAGCTGTTCGATGGCCTCACCGACGCGGCGTTCTACAACCGCAACCGCCAGTACGCCCTGGGCGCTACGCCGGAGCAGACCGGCATGGGCCAGTGGAGCGACGGCACCCCGGTGAAGCCGATCAAGGTGCTCAAGTAG
- a CDS encoding efflux RND transporter permease subunit, translating to MSAMNQHQQNKASLLERLIFNNRPVVIFLCLLVSVFLFYQATQVRPSTSFEKMIPLEHPFIQKMLEHRNDLANLGNTVRISVEAVNGDIFTKEYMETLRQIHDEVFYIPGVDRSGLKSLWSPSVRWTEVTEEGFAGGEVIPQTYDGSPRALEELRNNVLKSGQIGRLVANNFKSSIVDVPLLEMYPNPKNQSELIKLDYRQFSHELEEKIRDKYQLQNPNVKVHIVGFAKKVGDLIDGLVMVVGFFGICLLITLVLLYWFTKCIRSTIAVLITTLVAVLWQLGLLNLVGFGLDPYSMLVPFLIFAIGISHGVQKINGIALQSSGADNALMAARLTFRQLFLPGMIAILADAVGFITLLVIDIGVIRELAIGASIGVAVIVFTNLILLPVAISYIGISKKAVQRSKDDAVREHPFWRLLSNFASPKVAPVSIAIALLMLGGGLWYGKHLKIGDLDQGAPELRPDSRYNLDNDFIIRNYSTSSDVLVVMVKTSPEGCSTHQALAAMDELAWKLENTEGVQSAISMVTVSKQVIKGMNEGNLKWETLSRNQDVLNNSIARADGLYNTDCSLAPLLVFLNDHKAETLDRAVAAVQAFAAENDKDDLQFQLAAGNAGIEAATNEVIKQSELIILVLVYICVAAMCMITFRSFAATLCIVLPLILTSVLGNALMAALGIGVKVATLPVIALGVGIGVDYGIYIYTRLESFLRMGLPLQEAYYETLRSTGKAVLFTGLCLAIGVATWIFSAIKFQADMGLMLTFMLLWNMFGALWLLPALARFLINPAKLQARKASLFAH from the coding sequence ATGAGTGCCATGAACCAGCATCAGCAAAACAAGGCGAGCCTGCTCGAACGCCTGATCTTCAACAACCGGCCGGTGGTGATCTTCCTCTGCCTGCTGGTCAGCGTCTTCCTGTTCTACCAGGCCACCCAGGTGCGGCCGTCCACCAGCTTCGAGAAGATGATCCCGCTGGAGCACCCGTTCATCCAGAAAATGCTCGAGCACCGCAACGACCTGGCCAACCTCGGCAACACCGTGCGCATCTCGGTGGAGGCGGTGAACGGCGACATCTTCACCAAGGAGTACATGGAGACGCTCCGGCAGATCCATGACGAGGTGTTCTACATCCCCGGCGTCGACCGTTCCGGCCTGAAGTCGTTGTGGAGCCCCAGCGTGCGCTGGACCGAAGTGACCGAGGAAGGCTTCGCCGGCGGCGAGGTGATCCCGCAGACCTACGACGGTTCGCCGCGGGCGCTGGAGGAACTGCGCAACAACGTGCTCAAGTCCGGGCAGATCGGCCGCCTGGTGGCGAACAACTTCAAGTCGAGCATCGTCGACGTACCGCTGCTGGAGATGTACCCGAACCCGAAGAACCAGAGCGAACTGATCAAGCTCGACTACCGCCAGTTCTCCCATGAGCTGGAAGAGAAGATCCGCGACAAGTACCAGTTGCAGAATCCCAACGTGAAGGTGCACATCGTCGGCTTCGCGAAGAAGGTCGGCGACCTGATCGACGGGCTGGTGATGGTGGTCGGCTTCTTCGGTATCTGCCTGCTGATCACCCTGGTCCTGCTGTACTGGTTCACCAAGTGCATCCGCAGCACCATCGCCGTGCTGATCACCACCCTGGTCGCGGTGCTCTGGCAGCTCGGCCTGCTCAACCTGGTCGGTTTCGGCCTCGATCCCTATTCGATGCTGGTGCCGTTCCTGATCTTCGCCATCGGTATTTCCCACGGCGTGCAGAAGATCAATGGCATCGCCTTGCAGTCCAGCGGCGCCGACAATGCGCTGATGGCGGCGCGGCTGACCTTCCGCCAACTGTTCCTGCCGGGGATGATCGCGATCCTCGCCGACGCCGTCGGCTTCATCACCCTGCTGGTGATCGACATCGGGGTGATCCGCGAGCTGGCCATCGGCGCCTCGATCGGCGTGGCGGTGATCGTCTTCACCAACCTGATCCTGCTGCCCGTGGCGATCTCCTACATCGGCATCAGCAAGAAGGCGGTGCAGCGCAGCAAGGATGACGCGGTGCGCGAGCACCCGTTCTGGCGCCTGCTGTCGAACTTCGCCAGCCCGAAGGTGGCCCCGGTGTCCATCGCCATCGCCCTGCTGATGCTCGGCGGCGGCCTCTGGTATGGCAAGCACCTGAAGATCGGCGACCTCGACCAGGGTGCGCCGGAACTGCGTCCCGACTCGCGCTACAACCTCGACAACGACTTCATCATCCGCAACTACTCGACCAGTTCGGACGTGCTGGTGGTGATGGTCAAGACCTCCCCGGAAGGCTGCTCCACCCACCAGGCCCTGGCGGCCATGGACGAACTGGCCTGGAAGCTGGAGAACACCGAGGGCGTGCAGTCGGCGATCTCGATGGTCACCGTGTCCAAGCAGGTGATCAAGGGGATGAACGAAGGCAACCTGAAATGGGAGACCCTGTCGCGCAACCAGGACGTGCTGAACAACTCCATCGCCCGTGCCGACGGTCTCTACAACACCGACTGCTCGCTGGCGCCGCTGCTGGTCTTCCTCAACGACCACAAGGCCGAGACCCTCGACCGCGCGGTGGCGGCGGTGCAGGCCTTCGCCGCGGAGAACGACAAGGACGACCTGCAGTTCCAGCTGGCCGCCGGCAACGCCGGGATCGAGGCCGCCACCAACGAGGTGATCAAGCAGTCCGAACTGATCATCCTGGTTCTGGTGTACATCTGCGTGGCGGCCATGTGCATGATCACCTTCCGTTCCTTCGCCGCGACCCTCTGCATCGTCCTGCCGCTGATCCTCACCTCGGTGCTGGGCAACGCGCTGATGGCGGCGCTGGGCATCGGCGTGAAGGTCGCGACCCTGCCGGTGATCGCCCTCGGCGTCGGCATCGGGGTGGACTACGGGATCTACATCTACACCCGCCTGGAGTCTTTCCTGCGCATGGGCCTGCCGTTGCAGGAGGCCTACTACGAGACCCTCCGCTCCACCGGCAAGGCGGTGCTGTTCACCGGCCTGTGCCTGGCGATCGGCGTGGCCACCTGGATCTTCTCGGCGATCAAGTTCCAGGCCGACATGGGCCTGATGCTGACCTTCATGCTGCTCTGGAACATGTTCGGCGCCCTCTGGCTGCTGCCGGCCCTGGCGCGTTTCCTGATCAACCCGGCCAAGCTGCAGGCCAGGAAGGCCTCGCTGTTCGCTCACTGA